A genomic window from Leptospiraceae bacterium includes:
- a CDS encoding caspase family protein translates to MKDLKLKNGSTFLVIYWAIVLFLFPFVLYSEKKTTLYEFIENEGKAKQKTQNSNKQNMKNRAQASSKNNSPLENGKKTDGTDKSGDPEGTEATVPEKNTGEEKKVDVPVGTGSEIETTESKMTEEPKYTLATKGSGKEGEGYGLSNLDGNAGRRIAVIVGVNRYEDANIANLEKARNDAIRIRDILKTYGDFEVYLMTDAIDHTDLHYPTKNKIETKLNGIIKSLKKEDFFLFFFSGHGVSDNFENGYLLPTDARESDQISSGVKIQDIVDKLKEYKVKKSLLMLDACRLVKSKTKSTVSNRLKNQEFAASEVGATVFSTKAGKPSFEGKNNGIFTEFLIRGMEGEADKGKYGNRDGVVTFSEIKRYLEDQMRQWSIKNYPNEQLPFTKIYGEQFGDLALTAAAGDPEHSLADIPLPKIYTEYEIALRSALVPGWGQHVNQRKKLGMSVGYPYFAIGLLGLGYYYSNYHQLQNLRAAYSSVPLIPYSRNVGETSAFNFFMKQSAESSYNSQFKKTNIILGALVGFWAWNVFDSYYFFKYKKIDEISVGMDYGTRKQNFQLESYGGFQLTYRF, encoded by the coding sequence ATGAAAGATTTGAAACTAAAAAACGGAAGTACTTTTCTGGTAATCTATTGGGCTATTGTTTTATTTTTATTTCCGTTTGTTCTATATTCCGAGAAGAAAACGACTCTTTATGAATTTATAGAAAATGAAGGAAAGGCAAAACAAAAAACCCAAAACTCGAATAAACAAAATATGAAAAACCGAGCTCAGGCATCCAGTAAAAATAATTCACCTTTAGAAAATGGAAAGAAAACTGATGGTACAGACAAATCAGGGGATCCGGAAGGAACAGAAGCTACAGTTCCTGAAAAAAATACTGGAGAAGAAAAGAAAGTAGATGTGCCGGTAGGAACTGGAAGTGAAATAGAAACCACTGAATCGAAGATGACGGAAGAACCCAAATATACACTCGCTACGAAAGGAAGTGGAAAGGAAGGAGAAGGATACGGACTTTCGAATCTGGATGGGAATGCCGGTCGTCGAATAGCGGTTATTGTGGGTGTAAATAGATATGAAGATGCTAATATAGCTAATCTTGAGAAAGCTCGGAACGATGCCATCCGGATTAGAGATATTTTAAAAACCTATGGTGATTTCGAAGTCTATCTGATGACAGATGCAATTGACCATACAGACCTTCATTATCCAACAAAAAATAAAATTGAGACCAAATTAAACGGTATCATAAAAAGCTTAAAGAAGGAAGATTTTTTCCTATTCTTCTTTTCCGGTCACGGAGTTTCGGATAATTTTGAAAATGGATATCTCCTGCCAACAGATGCCAGGGAGAGTGACCAGATTTCTTCCGGAGTAAAAATCCAGGACATTGTTGATAAATTAAAAGAATATAAAGTAAAAAAATCCTTACTCATGCTTGATGCCTGCCGTCTTGTGAAAAGTAAAACAAAATCAACTGTGAGTAATCGTTTAAAAAACCAGGAATTTGCTGCATCGGAAGTAGGTGCTACTGTTTTTTCCACAAAAGCCGGAAAGCCCAGTTTCGAAGGGAAAAACAACGGAATATTTACTGAGTTTCTTATCAGGGGAATGGAAGGGGAAGCAGATAAAGGAAAATATGGCAATCGGGATGGAGTGGTTACATTTTCTGAGATAAAACGCTATCTTGAAGACCAGATGAGGCAATGGTCGATTAAAAACTATCCGAATGAGCAATTACCTTTTACTAAAATTTATGGTGAACAATTTGGAGATCTCGCCCTTACGGCAGCTGCCGGAGATCCCGAGCATAGTCTCGCCGATATTCCTCTTCCAAAGATTTATACTGAGTACGAAATCGCCCTGCGTTCTGCTCTTGTTCCGGGTTGGGGCCAGCATGTGAATCAAAGAAAAAAACTTGGAATGTCGGTTGGTTACCCTTATTTTGCGATAGGCCTTCTGGGTCTGGGATACTATTATTCGAATTATCATCAGCTTCAAAATCTGAGAGCTGCCTATAGCAGTGTTCCTCTAATTCCTTATTCTAGAAATGTGGGAGAGACATCAGCATTCAATTTTTTTATGAAACAATCTGCGGAGTCTTCGTATAATTCTCAATTCAAAAAAACTAATATTATTCTGGGAGCACTTGTTGGCTTCTGGGCCTGGAATGTATTTGATTCTTATTACTTTTTTAAATATAAAAAAATAGATGAGATTTCTGTTGGAATGGATTATGGAACTCGAAAACAAAATTTCCAATTGGAATCATACGGAGGGTTTCAATTAACTTATCGATTTTAA
- the gmk gene encoding guanylate kinase produces MNNRKGKLYIISSVAGGGKTTLINKLLNEFPDLQYSISYTSRPKRNAEVHSKDYFFVDREEFFRLIQEDFFFEWALVHNNYYGTPSSPILDAISSGQKIILDIDIKGARTVRSKVADSCSVFILPPSEEIWRDRLVKRGTESAESLQIRLANGKKELEYAGEFDYTIINDSLEKAYSDLKRIMGLRKEELKS; encoded by the coding sequence GTGAATAACAGGAAAGGGAAATTATACATTATTTCTTCGGTTGCAGGGGGAGGTAAGACTACTTTAATCAATAAGTTATTAAATGAATTCCCTGATTTGCAATATTCTATCTCCTATACCTCAAGACCGAAACGAAATGCCGAAGTACATAGCAAAGATTATTTTTTTGTAGACAGAGAGGAGTTTTTTCGACTAATTCAGGAGGATTTCTTTTTTGAATGGGCCCTGGTTCATAATAATTATTATGGAACTCCCAGCTCTCCTATTTTGGACGCCATCTCTTCCGGACAAAAAATCATCCTGGACATTGACATTAAAGGAGCAAGAACGGTGCGGTCTAAAGTGGCTGACTCCTGTTCTGTATTTATATTACCACCAAGTGAAGAGATCTGGAGAGACAGATTGGTTAAGAGAGGAACGGAAAGCGCAGAGTCTCTACAAATTCGTCTTGCTAATGGAAAAAAAGAATTAGAATATGCCGGAGAATTTGATTATACTATTATTAATGATTCCTTAGAAAAGGCTTACTCTGATTTAAAGCGTATTATGGGTCTTCGAAAAGAGGAGCTAAAAAGTTAG
- a CDS encoding TIR domain-containing protein, which yields MAEEIEELPPRAFISYTWDSEEHKERIRNFSDLLREYGIDCNIDQYEISPPEGWTHWAINQVEESDYVLVVYTENYKNLADKKISSIANRDFIWQADLVTNILYQLGNRNEGGKFIPIVYMEKDKECIPVQLKQYTSYNMNEKENPEGFEKLYRHILQESDKPQVKLKTKKAYTKICPYRGLAPFREEDSQYFYGRESFTEKLIQEVESKSLVAVIGPSGSGKSSVIYAGLIPHYKKNDNTIVLKMRPGLNPINSMAYSIVDSFFTVKGKKISNEDRDAKASEVIGSFLAEKVSLTGLIKQFRIKTKKNVLIFVDQFEELLTLSYEEDKTKLFLNNFLDLAKLLHEEKDPGCKLLLTMRIDFLGRALGNPNTAPIFTDNADTEAYIKKLIIGPMNSEELTASIEKPAIETGLNLENGLSELIIQAIGEEPGNLPLLEFCLLELWKKQEIEDRGIMTISDYEKLGGVKGALVKHADDVYEELNPSDKEKVKKIFVQLVQPGSGTGDTRKIATMAEIGEENFKLIKKLADERLIVTNRTTTGEITAEVVHEALIREWGLLRTWMDSNRAFRLWQESLNGILKVWKEEKIDGNLMKGNKLLEAEEWLSKKSDDISPEQKDFIHTSVENREREIREKEEARNREIQREREESERKRRLQFRIMLASLIGLIIASGLSWFSWNKMKDAQANKLNSDALFLESSYKTKKDYMHNYYELLKAGFKGVNISDKYAKIKVNILSTLYSYVYNMQKPEVYSKPEMYPFGTALEILSLSTHKKGVKKVLLSPDGKRFASASDDNRIILWDIKSAKELFILEGHTKPVVALVFSPSEDILISGSYDKTIKIWDLKTGKELKTIKGHTEAVTVLNLNPDASLVSGSLDKTIRFWDLKTGLETKILTGHEGGISDILLIPNEPNTVISSSYDKTIRIWKLNSRVKPVILKGHSAAISDIDLSPDGKSLVSSSWDMTVKIWDIKTARNLRTLKGHKEGVFTVAYSPDGKNIASGSADLSIKLWNSNTGDELHSLIGHSSFVNSLFFTTDAKLIVSASDDETVKIWDIQPKQKERSFSSHYDSVFAVKFSPDGKTFATASADRTIKIWKTNSNKEYLTLKGHTHAVMSISISKDGKILASGSADKSIKLWDLASGIEIRTLIGHRSYIKSVSFSPNDEIIASASLDNTIKLWDVSSGKEIKTLKGHAGDVWSIAFSPDGQTLASASDDKTIKLWDVKSGKEKQTLFGHKDYVMGVLFSPDGKILASVSKDMSIKLWNSNTGKELNTLIGHSSYIYSLDFSPNGELLVTGSGDRTIRIWDLEIGKEIRSLTGHQYAVTAVHFNPDGKKLISSSDDSTVKLWDFSIPFLLPYACEQLNLQMQHWSSNQKNLYPANELSEIQENCKVAMNHKPEINDKPENPVLTFEKQKEYLYLNQARHYFEKNTNDTELSKEKLEEAISDYKKALEINPKLQPAKIELGMLYLKNRDYQKAFPLIEDNYTLCHSAARYLAFRDNPDENDLQLALKFSLRSYELQPKFWENLETLSWIYILMNDKLNAIKYNNELKELVLKEEKANKKSREENKFVDSFHEKRVSSYMKNILSREDLLFFGKKNQFTERKRQVTELFDILERKEISEIKPDENPTPNTALYYYAIAYNELNRGGGGRIDLQLALQACLKGLEISKEDPYILNLLAEVYLRNRNLLKAKTINIKAERLAEERGDRKLIQQIKERKFN from the coding sequence ATGGCAGAAGAGATCGAAGAATTACCCCCCCGGGCCTTTATTAGTTACACCTGGGACAGTGAGGAACATAAGGAACGGATACGAAATTTCTCGGATTTATTAAGAGAATATGGTATAGATTGTAATATTGATCAGTATGAAATTTCTCCCCCTGAGGGCTGGACACATTGGGCAATAAATCAAGTAGAAGAGTCTGATTATGTTTTAGTTGTTTATACAGAAAATTATAAGAATCTGGCTGATAAAAAAATAAGTTCTATTGCCAATCGAGATTTTATCTGGCAGGCTGATCTGGTTACAAATATTCTCTACCAACTGGGCAATAGAAACGAAGGAGGAAAATTCATTCCCATCGTTTATATGGAGAAGGACAAGGAATGTATTCCGGTCCAACTCAAGCAGTATACTTCTTATAATATGAATGAGAAGGAAAATCCGGAGGGTTTTGAAAAACTATACAGGCATATCCTTCAGGAATCTGATAAACCTCAGGTAAAACTTAAAACTAAAAAAGCGTATACGAAAATTTGTCCTTATCGAGGTCTGGCTCCTTTTAGAGAGGAAGATTCCCAGTATTTTTATGGCAGGGAAAGTTTTACTGAAAAGTTAATCCAGGAAGTAGAAAGCAAATCCCTGGTAGCTGTCATCGGTCCTTCAGGAAGTGGAAAGTCTTCGGTCATTTATGCGGGCTTAATACCTCATTATAAAAAAAATGATAATACTATTGTTTTAAAAATGAGACCGGGTTTAAACCCTATTAACTCTATGGCTTACTCGATTGTAGATTCATTCTTTACAGTCAAGGGAAAAAAAATATCTAACGAAGATAGAGATGCAAAAGCATCAGAAGTTATCGGTAGTTTCCTGGCTGAGAAAGTGAGCCTTACCGGTCTTATAAAACAATTTAGAATCAAAACCAAGAAAAATGTATTAATCTTTGTCGACCAGTTTGAGGAACTTTTGACTCTCTCTTACGAAGAGGATAAAACTAAATTATTTTTGAATAATTTTTTAGATTTAGCCAAATTATTACATGAGGAAAAGGATCCGGGTTGCAAACTTTTATTAACCATGCGGATTGACTTTTTGGGTCGAGCCCTGGGAAATCCAAATACAGCTCCGATATTCACCGACAATGCAGACACTGAGGCCTATATAAAAAAACTGATTATCGGACCGATGAATTCAGAAGAATTGACAGCTTCGATTGAAAAGCCTGCAATTGAAACCGGACTTAATCTAGAAAACGGCCTATCTGAGTTGATTATACAGGCTATCGGAGAAGAGCCGGGTAATTTACCACTATTAGAGTTCTGTCTTTTAGAACTCTGGAAGAAACAGGAAATCGAAGATCGGGGGATTATGACTATCTCCGATTATGAAAAACTTGGTGGAGTGAAAGGAGCTCTTGTAAAACATGCAGATGATGTGTATGAAGAATTAAATCCTTCAGATAAGGAAAAAGTAAAGAAGATTTTTGTTCAATTAGTGCAACCGGGTTCAGGTACCGGTGATACCCGGAAAATTGCTACTATGGCCGAAATCGGTGAGGAAAACTTCAAACTTATTAAGAAATTAGCTGATGAAAGGTTAATCGTTACAAATAGAACTACTACCGGAGAGATTACCGCAGAAGTTGTTCACGAAGCCCTGATACGAGAATGGGGTCTGTTAAGGACCTGGATGGATAGTAATAGAGCCTTCCGTCTCTGGCAGGAAAGTCTCAATGGGATTTTAAAAGTCTGGAAGGAAGAGAAAATCGATGGGAACCTGATGAAGGGGAATAAGCTTTTAGAAGCAGAAGAATGGTTATCTAAAAAATCCGACGACATCAGCCCTGAACAAAAAGATTTTATTCATACATCTGTAGAAAATCGAGAAAGGGAAATCCGGGAAAAAGAAGAAGCGAGGAATCGAGAAATTCAGAGAGAACGTGAGGAAAGTGAAAGAAAACGAAGGCTACAATTTCGTATCATGCTTGCTTCTCTTATCGGTTTAATCATCGCATCAGGTTTGAGCTGGTTTTCCTGGAATAAAATGAAAGATGCCCAGGCCAATAAATTAAATTCAGATGCATTATTTTTAGAGTCTTCTTATAAAACCAAAAAAGACTATATGCATAATTATTATGAATTATTAAAGGCCGGTTTTAAGGGAGTTAATATTTCAGATAAATATGCTAAAATAAAAGTGAATATTCTTTCTACTTTATATAGTTACGTCTATAACATGCAAAAACCGGAAGTATATTCAAAACCTGAAATGTATCCCTTTGGAACAGCACTTGAGATTTTAAGTTTGAGTACTCATAAAAAAGGAGTTAAAAAAGTCCTCCTTTCTCCGGATGGAAAACGTTTCGCTTCCGCCTCTGATGATAACCGCATCATTCTCTGGGATATAAAATCAGCTAAAGAACTGTTTATTTTAGAGGGCCATACAAAGCCTGTAGTAGCACTTGTTTTTAGCCCGAGTGAAGATATTTTAATAAGTGGTTCTTATGATAAAACAATAAAGATTTGGGACTTGAAAACCGGAAAAGAACTGAAAACGATCAAAGGCCATACAGAGGCAGTTACCGTTTTAAACCTTAATCCGGATGCTTCTCTTGTTAGTGGCTCTCTCGATAAAACTATTCGATTCTGGGATTTAAAAACGGGACTTGAAACTAAAATTCTTACAGGACATGAAGGAGGGATAAGTGATATATTACTCATTCCGAATGAACCAAATACAGTAATATCTTCTTCTTATGATAAGACTATAAGAATATGGAAATTAAATTCTAGAGTTAAACCTGTAATTTTAAAAGGGCATTCAGCCGCTATCAGTGATATTGATCTTAGCCCGGATGGAAAAAGCCTGGTTTCTTCTTCCTGGGATATGACAGTGAAGATATGGGATATTAAAACTGCTCGAAATCTTCGGACTCTGAAAGGTCATAAGGAAGGTGTTTTTACAGTAGCTTATAGCCCCGATGGAAAGAATATAGCTTCCGGTTCCGCTGATCTGAGTATAAAACTCTGGAATAGTAATACCGGGGATGAGCTGCATTCCTTAATCGGACACAGTAGTTTTGTGAATAGCTTATTTTTTACCACAGATGCTAAACTGATAGTATCAGCATCCGATGATGAAACAGTGAAGATTTGGGATATTCAGCCAAAACAGAAAGAGCGTTCGTTTTCTTCCCATTATGACAGTGTATTCGCTGTGAAATTTAGCCCTGATGGAAAGACATTTGCGACAGCTTCTGCGGATAGAACCATAAAAATATGGAAAACTAATTCTAATAAAGAATACCTCACTTTAAAAGGTCATACCCATGCAGTGATGAGTATTAGTATTAGCAAAGATGGAAAAATCCTGGCTTCCGGTTCCGCTGATAAAAGTATTAAGCTCTGGGATCTGGCTTCCGGCATAGAAATACGAACACTCATCGGTCACAGGAGTTATATAAAAAGTGTAAGCTTCAGTCCGAACGATGAAATCATTGCTTCTGCTTCCCTGGACAATACTATAAAATTATGGGATGTAAGTTCCGGTAAAGAAATAAAAACTTTAAAAGGACATGCAGGAGATGTTTGGAGTATAGCTTTTAGTCCGGATGGACAAACTCTTGCTTCAGCTTCTGATGATAAAACTATCAAACTCTGGGATGTGAAATCCGGAAAAGAAAAACAGACTCTGTTCGGTCACAAGGATTACGTGATGGGCGTCTTATTCAGTCCTGATGGAAAAATTTTGGCGTCTGTTTCAAAAGATATGTCTATAAAATTATGGAATTCAAATACAGGTAAAGAATTAAATACCCTTATAGGGCATAGTAGTTATATTTATTCTTTGGATTTTAGTCCGAATGGAGAACTTCTGGTTACCGGTTCGGGAGACAGAACCATAAGGATCTGGGATCTTGAAATCGGAAAGGAAATTCGTAGTCTTACAGGGCATCAATACGCTGTTACTGCTGTGCATTTTAACCCGGATGGAAAAAAGCTGATTTCCTCATCAGATGACAGTACTGTAAAGCTCTGGGATTTCAGCATTCCTTTTTTACTTCCTTATGCCTGTGAACAGTTGAATTTGCAGATGCAGCACTGGTCAAGTAATCAGAAAAATTTATATCCGGCAAATGAGCTTTCAGAAATACAAGAAAATTGTAAAGTAGCAATGAATCATAAACCGGAGATAAATGATAAACCGGAAAACCCGGTTCTTACTTTTGAAAAACAGAAAGAATATTTATACTTGAACCAGGCCAGACACTATTTTGAAAAAAATACGAATGATACCGAATTAAGTAAAGAAAAATTAGAAGAAGCAATTTCAGATTATAAAAAAGCACTGGAGATAAACCCGAAACTACAACCGGCGAAAATTGAACTGGGGATGCTCTACTTAAAAAACAGGGACTATCAAAAAGCCTTTCCCCTGATAGAAGACAATTATACCCTCTGTCATTCGGCAGCCAGATATCTTGCTTTCAGGGATAATCCCGATGAAAACGATCTACAACTAGCTTTAAAATTCTCTTTAAGAAGTTATGAGCTTCAACCAAAGTTTTGGGAAAATTTGGAAACTCTTAGTTGGATTTATATTCTTATGAATGATAAGTTAAATGCAATTAAGTATAATAATGAATTAAAGGAACTGGTTTTAAAAGAAGAGAAAGCAAACAAGAAGAGTCGAGAAGAGAATAAATTTGTTGATTCTTTTCATGAAAAAAGAGTATCCTCTTATATGAAAAATATTCTCAGCAGGGAGGATTTGTTATTCTTTGGAAAGAAAAACCAGTTCACAGAAAGAAAAAGGCAGGTCACCGAGTTATTTGATATACTGGAAAGAAAAGAAATTTCAGAAATTAAGCCTGATGAGAATCCCACTCCCAATACTGCACTATATTACTATGCAATCGCATACAATGAATTAAACAGGGGTGGGGGGGGTAGGATCGATTTACAATTAGCTCTACAGGCCTGTCTTAAAGGTTTAGAAATTTCTAAGGAAGATCCATATATTCTTAACCTGCTGGCAGAGGTATATCTGAGAAATAGAAATTTACTAAAAGCAAAAACTATCAACATAAAAGCAGAAAGGCTGGCAGAAGAAAGAGGAGATAGAAAATTGATACAACAGATTAAAGAAAGGAAATTTAATTAG
- a CDS encoding DUF370 domain-containing protein gives MKILNIGFSNIVMLSRIISIIHSESAGGKRLKQEAKTAGKLVDATMGRKNRSIILMDSGHVVLSSLRLESIYKRIESEDNTFASEEEEVRDSGE, from the coding sequence ATGAAAATTCTAAATATAGGTTTTTCTAATATAGTGATGCTATCCAGGATTATTTCTATAATACATTCAGAATCTGCCGGTGGAAAAAGGCTGAAACAGGAAGCGAAAACAGCCGGGAAATTAGTTGATGCAACCATGGGTAGAAAAAATCGATCCATAATTCTTATGGATTCCGGTCATGTCGTATTATCAAGTCTTAGATTAGAGTCTATCTATAAAAGAATCGAAAGTGAAGATAATACATTTGCCTCAGAAGAGGAGGAAGTAAGGGATAGTGGTGAATAA
- a CDS encoding FAD-dependent oxidoreductase: MLETGIKRERQIEKLKKTNFDCLIIGGGATGAGAAHDAALRGLTVAIIEMNDFSAGTSSRSTKLIHGGIRYLGQFRFKLIREALRERKKLLNNAPHLVKPLKFVLPTYKCYEKPYYSIGLTLYDYLSGDSGLPYHKRISKDEAIKNIPSIEQEKLRGGIVYYDGQFNDSRLNVYLARAAEQAGATVCNRVSFESFVKENGKITRAVVKDLLSGETFEVKANVFVNTAGVFIDEVRKKDDPSVGKVLAPSQGIHLTFSKERIKCNTAMIIPKTSDGRVVFMIPWEDHVIMGTTDTPLNSVSAEPLPVGNEIDFLLETGNRFLNSKLNKEDILSVFIGIRPLIAAGGEGETKKISREEAILVSDSGLITMGGGKWSTYRQMAEDLVDRIIKEGNLPQIKPCSTHDFKFHGTKDYSENIYLKIMDIYGVSIETAQRLRNFYGGEVFDILGSKPEELLPDSGYFKEEVIHFIKNEFALSLMDVVARRFRILFLNLKTTEALLEPIAKIMKQELNWTKEQNEAAIKEVKTLLEALTKSIS; the protein is encoded by the coding sequence ATGTTAGAAACAGGCATTAAAAGAGAAAGACAGATAGAAAAGTTAAAGAAGACAAATTTTGACTGTCTCATTATAGGAGGGGGAGCTACCGGAGCCGGTGCAGCTCATGATGCTGCCCTGAGAGGTCTAACCGTTGCCATTATCGAGATGAATGATTTTTCCGCCGGAACCTCAAGCCGTTCCACAAAGCTTATCCATGGCGGAATACGATACCTCGGTCAATTCCGGTTTAAACTGATTCGAGAAGCCCTGAGGGAAAGAAAGAAACTTCTAAATAATGCCCCTCATCTCGTTAAGCCTTTAAAATTTGTACTCCCTACCTATAAGTGTTATGAAAAACCTTATTATTCGATAGGGCTTACTCTGTATGATTATCTTTCTGGAGATAGTGGTTTACCTTACCATAAGAGAATCAGTAAAGACGAGGCAATAAAAAATATCCCATCAATAGAACAGGAGAAATTAAGAGGGGGGATTGTCTACTACGACGGACAATTCAATGATTCCCGCTTAAATGTTTACCTGGCCCGTGCCGCCGAACAGGCCGGGGCTACTGTTTGTAACCGCGTCAGCTTTGAGAGCTTTGTAAAGGAAAATGGTAAAATAACCAGGGCAGTTGTAAAGGATCTTTTAAGCGGAGAAACTTTCGAGGTGAAAGCCAATGTATTCGTAAATACAGCCGGTGTGTTCATCGATGAAGTCAGGAAAAAAGATGATCCTTCAGTTGGTAAGGTTTTGGCTCCGAGTCAGGGTATACATCTTACTTTTTCCAAAGAAAGAATAAAATGTAATACGGCTATGATTATTCCAAAGACTTCTGATGGTAGGGTCGTATTTATGATTCCCTGGGAAGACCACGTCATTATGGGAACTACCGATACACCACTCAATTCTGTTTCGGCGGAACCTTTGCCGGTGGGTAATGAAATTGACTTCCTGTTAGAAACCGGTAACCGATTTTTAAACTCTAAATTAAATAAAGAAGATATTCTCTCAGTCTTTATCGGGATTCGCCCTCTTATTGCAGCAGGTGGAGAAGGAGAAACCAAAAAGATTTCAAGAGAAGAAGCTATTCTTGTTTCAGATTCCGGTTTGATTACTATGGGAGGAGGTAAATGGTCTACTTACAGACAAATGGCTGAAGACCTGGTAGATAGAATCATTAAAGAAGGAAATCTACCCCAGATAAAGCCCTGCTCTACACATGACTTTAAGTTCCATGGTACCAAAGACTACAGTGAAAATATATATCTTAAGATTATGGATATATATGGCGTTTCTATAGAAACAGCTCAAAGGCTCAGAAATTTCTACGGAGGAGAGGTTTTTGATATTCTCGGTTCTAAACCGGAAGAACTACTTCCCGATTCAGGTTATTTCAAAGAAGAAGTAATTCATTTTATAAAGAATGAATTTGCCCTGTCCCTTATGGATGTAGTAGCCAGACGTTTCAGAATTTTATTCTTAAACTTGAAAACAACTGAAGCACTTCTGGAACCTATAGCTAAAATTATGAAACAGGAATTAAATTGGACAAAAGAGCAAAACGAAGCTGCAATCAAGGAAGTAAAGACTTTATTGGAAGCTTTAACTAAATCAATTAGTTAA
- a CDS encoding D-alanine--D-alanine ligase, which produces MEINLLFGGSSTEHEISILSANYIYSVLQKKYHVKLVYIDKNGNWLVAEGLNPGFPEIEREGNFYETFQQKFQQKKLASNKGIGIQHLAKAPVFLGLHGGQGEDGTLQGLLTSYGFSYTGSKVLGSALAMDKEKSNHIFSALGIPVPAFTTCFSRAYRKNPSLDLSGLHFPLFVKPLNGGSSVGTGIVHTEAELHNSLLSLSISCEAIMIQTLIQGTEVSCGVLEKPGEELFALPPTEIVPKNTFFDYEAKYTPGSTEEITPARISPELTRKVQDFALLAHKGLGCSAYSRTDFIIRDKTPYILETNTLPGMTGTSLIPQQARAAGIQMEDVFDWLVELAKEG; this is translated from the coding sequence ATGGAAATCAATCTCTTATTTGGTGGCAGTTCCACCGAACATGAAATTTCAATTTTATCGGCTAATTATATCTATTCTGTTCTTCAAAAAAAATATCATGTAAAACTGGTATATATAGATAAAAATGGCAACTGGCTGGTTGCTGAAGGTCTTAACCCGGGTTTTCCCGAAATCGAAAGAGAAGGAAACTTTTACGAAACCTTTCAGCAAAAGTTTCAGCAAAAAAAACTGGCATCAAACAAAGGTATTGGTATCCAGCATCTGGCAAAAGCACCGGTTTTTTTAGGCTTACACGGAGGTCAGGGAGAAGATGGAACCCTACAGGGACTCCTGACTTCCTATGGCTTTTCCTACACAGGTTCAAAAGTACTGGGCTCAGCTCTCGCTATGGACAAAGAAAAGTCGAATCACATTTTTTCTGCCCTCGGTATCCCGGTTCCCGCTTTCACTACCTGTTTCTCCCGTGCTTATCGTAAGAATCCATCTCTTGACCTTTCAGGTTTACATTTTCCACTTTTCGTGAAACCCTTAAACGGGGGTTCTAGTGTCGGAACCGGTATTGTTCATACTGAGGCAGAGCTTCATAACAGTCTTCTTTCTCTCAGTATTTCCTGTGAGGCAATTATGATCCAGACTCTGATTCAGGGAACCGAGGTATCCTGCGGAGTACTCGAAAAACCCGGAGAAGAGCTTTTTGCCCTGCCTCCTACCGAAATAGTTCCTAAGAATACCTTTTTTGATTATGAAGCAAAATACACACCGGGTAGCACAGAAGAAATCACACCGGCCAGAATTAGTCCCGAACTTACTCGGAAAGTTCAGGATTTTGCCCTTCTCGCCCATAAGGGTCTCGGATGCAGTGCCTATTCCAGAACAGATTTTATAATTCGGGATAAAACCCCCTATATACTCGAAACCAACACCCTTCCCGGTATGACAGGAACAAGTCTAATCCCCCAGCAGGCCAGGGCTGCCGGTATTCAAATGGAAGATGTTTTTGACTGGCTCGTTGAACTGGCAAAAGAGGGATAG